A window of the Thermoleophilia bacterium SCSIO 60948 genome harbors these coding sequences:
- a CDS encoding MarR family transcriptional regulator — MSSDLSKKKRAAISSAIDAFRAATSQDGAFDALAAETLGISATDLRCLDLVQAAGGMTAGELATASELTTGAVTAVADRLEAAGYVRRVRSDTDRRKVRIEVTDHHFERADEVWAPLFADWQRRLGREFTVAELETVARFLALTTVLGAEHAARLRGRDDA, encoded by the coding sequence ATGTCAAGCGATTTGTCGAAGAAGAAACGGGCGGCGATCTCCTCCGCCATCGACGCCTTCCGTGCGGCGACGAGCCAGGACGGCGCGTTCGATGCCCTGGCCGCCGAGACGCTCGGGATCAGCGCGACCGACCTGCGCTGCCTCGACCTCGTCCAGGCGGCCGGCGGCATGACCGCCGGCGAGCTCGCGACCGCCTCCGAGCTGACGACCGGGGCGGTGACGGCCGTCGCCGATCGACTCGAGGCCGCGGGCTACGTGCGGCGGGTCCGCTCCGACACGGACCGGCGCAAGGTCCGCATCGAGGTGACCGACCACCACTTCGAGCGCGCTGACGAGGTCTGGGCCCCCCTGTTCGCCGACTGGCAACGTCGGCTGGGACGCGAGTTCACGGTCGCCGAGCTCGAGACGGTCGCCCGCTTCCTCGCGCTCACGACCGTGCTCGGCGCCGAGCACGCCGCTCGGCTGCGCGGCCGCGACGACGCTTAG
- a CDS encoding glyoxalase yields the protein MEMKLELIQVPVSDVDRAKDFYERVGFDLDHDHQVSDELRFVQLTPPGSASSIAIGTGMTSMEPGSLEGLQLVVDDAEAVRNDLSGRGIAVSDVQDFPWGRFVFFADPDGNRWSVQQAVTEG from the coding sequence ATCGAGATGAAGCTGGAGCTGATCCAGGTGCCGGTGTCGGACGTCGACAGGGCCAAGGACTTCTACGAGCGGGTCGGCTTCGATCTCGACCACGACCATCAGGTGAGCGATGAGCTCCGCTTCGTCCAGCTGACGCCTCCCGGCTCGGCGAGCTCGATCGCGATCGGCACCGGGATGACATCGATGGAGCCCGGGTCTCTCGAGGGACTGCAGCTCGTGGTCGACGACGCCGAGGCGGTTCGCAACGACCTGAGCGGGCGAGGGATCGCGGTGTCGGACGTCCAGGATTTCCCGTGGGGCCGGTTCGTCTTCTTCGCCGACCCCGATGGCAACCGCTGGAGCGTCCAGCAGGCCGTCACCGAGGGCTAG
- a CDS encoding endo alpha-1,4 polygalactosaminidase gives MSPPARRLAASALVSLATAALVATLLGAFAGGASGGVPAPEPPPADAKFDYQIGGDYKPPRGVEVVSRDWFSGDPLPAPAYSVCYVNAFQTQANERGTDRPDERSNWPRRLVLSRLGDDPKWGGEYLIDIRSAEKRAQATEWVRQMIEGCAKKGYEGVEFDNLDSWTRFNGTPLAGRVPFGKREALDYAKRLAMITHELGMASGQKNTADISREQSAEVGFDFAVAEECGRYGECGRYRRVHGDDVIAIEYRREDFRKTCRTVGDEISVVLRDRNVSRPSGRDYVYRAC, from the coding sequence ATGAGCCCTCCGGCCCGTCGCCTCGCCGCCTCCGCACTCGTCTCGCTCGCGACGGCCGCGCTCGTCGCGACGCTGCTCGGCGCGTTCGCCGGCGGCGCGAGCGGAGGCGTGCCCGCGCCGGAGCCACCGCCCGCCGATGCCAAGTTCGATTACCAGATCGGCGGCGACTACAAGCCTCCGCGCGGGGTCGAGGTCGTCTCGCGCGACTGGTTCTCCGGCGACCCGCTGCCCGCACCGGCCTACTCCGTCTGTTACGTCAACGCGTTCCAGACCCAGGCCAACGAGCGCGGCACCGACCGTCCCGACGAGCGGAGCAACTGGCCGCGACGACTCGTGCTGAGCAGGCTCGGCGACGACCCGAAGTGGGGCGGGGAGTACCTGATCGACATCCGCAGCGCCGAGAAGCGCGCGCAGGCGACCGAGTGGGTCCGGCAGATGATCGAGGGCTGCGCGAAGAAGGGCTACGAGGGGGTCGAGTTCGACAACCTCGACTCGTGGACGCGCTTCAACGGGACGCCGCTCGCGGGCAGGGTCCCGTTCGGCAAGCGCGAGGCGCTCGATTACGCGAAGCGGCTGGCCATGATCACCCACGAGCTCGGGATGGCGTCGGGTCAGAAGAACACCGCCGACATCAGCCGCGAGCAGTCGGCCGAGGTCGGGTTCGACTTCGCCGTGGCCGAGGAGTGCGGGCGCTACGGCGAGTGCGGGCGCTACCGCCGCGTCCACGGCGACGACGTGATCGCGATCGAGTACCGGCGTGAGGACTTCAGGAAGACGTGCCGGACGGTCGGTGACGAGATCTCGGTCGTGCTACGCGACCGCAACGTCTCGCGCCCGAGCGGTCGGGACTACGTCTACCGCGCCTGCTGA
- a CDS encoding DUF2277 domain-containing protein: MCRNIRTLHNFEPPATDDEVRAAALQYVRKVSGSTKPSQANVEPFERAVEQIAAITSELLDELTTNAPPKDREIEAAKRRARAQARYAA, translated from the coding sequence ATGTGCAGAAACATCCGCACCCTCCACAACTTCGAGCCGCCGGCGACCGATGACGAGGTCCGCGCCGCAGCGCTTCAGTACGTCCGCAAGGTCAGCGGCTCGACCAAGCCCTCGCAGGCGAACGTCGAGCCGTTCGAGCGCGCGGTCGAGCAGATCGCCGCGATCACGAGCGAGCTGCTCGACGAGCTGACGACGAACGCGCCGCCGAAGGATCGCGAGATCGAGGCCGCCAAGCGCCGCGCCCGCGCCCAGGCGCGCTACGCCGCCTGA
- a CDS encoding SRPBCC family protein has protein sequence MGAVSKYIRIEAPPRRVYELWRDPTHFAEFMADVEAVENRGDHWHWEVSGPVGRSVQWESEIVEDVPGEKLAWKSISGDVPNSGVVRFDDRDGATDLEYAIEFSPPGGKLGDVVAKIFDDPEDKVQRSLEAFKQLVEHDAEPRPDGRAKVDAVEARPPA, from the coding sequence ATGGGAGCCGTCAGCAAGTACATCCGGATCGAGGCACCGCCGCGGCGCGTCTACGAGTTGTGGCGCGATCCGACACATTTCGCCGAGTTCATGGCCGACGTCGAGGCGGTCGAGAACCGCGGCGATCACTGGCACTGGGAGGTCAGCGGACCGGTCGGGCGCAGCGTGCAGTGGGAGTCGGAGATCGTCGAGGACGTCCCCGGCGAGAAGCTCGCCTGGAAGTCGATCTCGGGCGACGTGCCCAACAGCGGCGTCGTTCGCTTCGATGACCGCGACGGAGCCACCGACCTCGAGTACGCGATCGAGTTCAGCCCCCCGGGCGGCAAGCTCGGAGACGTCGTAGCGAAGATCTTCGACGACCCCGAGGACAAGGTGCAGCGCTCGCTCGAGGCGTTCAAGCAGCTCGTGGAGCACGACGCCGAGCCGCGCCCCGACGGGCGCGCGAAGGTCGACGCCGTGGAGGCGCGCCCCCCGGCCTGA
- a CDS encoding cation transporter: MGHSGHSHGHSHSHAPDPRVVAGSSRRRRALTLALALTAGFMLAEVVGGLLTGSLALLADAGHMLSDALSLGVALFAVRLATRPPTPERTFGLGRAEILAALFNGVTLVAVSVFIFVEAVDRLSDPPEVIGGPMLVVALVGLVVNVAAFRILHAGAGEDDLNMSAAVRHVVADMLGSVGVLIAAAIILTTGFEAADPIVSIVIGLLILGSALPVLRDSLRILLEGSPRGLSVSEVGRAMASTPGVEEVHDLHVWTITSGFPALSAHVVVGRDDDCHAKRREVEHLLHERFGIDHTTLQVDHEGPELLQVEGVGEP; the protein is encoded by the coding sequence ATGGGCCATTCAGGGCACTCGCACGGGCACTCCCACTCGCACGCGCCCGACCCACGTGTGGTCGCGGGGTCATCGCGCCGGCGCCGTGCCCTGACCCTCGCGCTGGCCCTCACGGCCGGCTTCATGCTCGCCGAGGTGGTCGGTGGCCTGCTGACCGGCAGCCTGGCGCTGCTCGCCGACGCCGGCCACATGCTCTCCGACGCGCTGTCGCTCGGCGTCGCGCTGTTCGCGGTGCGCCTCGCGACCCGCCCGCCGACACCGGAGCGCACCTTCGGCCTCGGCCGCGCCGAGATCCTGGCGGCGCTGTTCAACGGCGTCACGCTCGTCGCGGTCTCCGTGTTCATCTTCGTCGAGGCCGTCGATCGCCTCTCCGACCCCCCGGAGGTGATCGGCGGGCCGATGCTGGTCGTGGCGCTGGTCGGCCTGGTGGTCAACGTCGCCGCTTTTCGGATCCTCCACGCGGGGGCCGGCGAGGACGACCTCAACATGTCCGCCGCCGTCCGCCACGTCGTCGCCGACATGCTGGGGTCGGTCGGTGTCCTGATCGCCGCGGCGATCATCCTCACCACGGGGTTCGAGGCCGCCGACCCGATCGTCTCGATCGTCATCGGACTCCTGATCCTCGGCAGCGCGCTGCCGGTGCTTCGCGACTCGCTGCGGATCCTCCTCGAGGGCTCGCCGCGCGGGCTATCGGTCTCCGAGGTCGGTCGCGCGATGGCCTCGACGCCGGGTGTCGAGGAGGTCCACGACCTCCACGTCTGGACGATCACCTCCGGGTTCCCGGCGCTCTCGGCGCACGTAGTCGTCGGCCGCGACGACGACTGCCACGCCAAGCGGCGTGAGGTCGAGCACCTGCTCCACGAGCGCTTCGGAATCGACCACACGACCCTCCAGGTCGACCACGAGGGGCCCGAGCTGCTTCAGGTCGAGGGAGTGGGCGAGCCCTAA